From a region of the Bermanella marisrubri genome:
- a CDS encoding YciI family protein yields the protein MLYAIISEDVQNSLEKRKGARPDHLARLETLKQEGRLILAGPHPLADTEDAPEAGFSGSLVVAEFDSLDAAKSWADADPYVAAGVYAKVTVKPFKKVLP from the coding sequence ATGCTGTACGCCATTATCAGCGAAGATGTTCAAAACAGCCTAGAAAAACGTAAAGGTGCCCGCCCTGATCACCTTGCTCGTCTCGAGACCCTGAAGCAAGAAGGTCGTCTTATTTTAGCGGGACCTCACCCTTTAGCCGATACGGAGGACGCCCCTGAGGCTGGCTTCTCTGGCTCATTGGTGGTGGCAGAGTTTGATAGTTTGGACGCTGCCAAATCATGGGCAGATGCTGACCCTTATGTTGCCGCTGGGGTTTACGCTAAAGTAACCGTGAAGCCGTTCAAGAAAGTTTTGCCTTAA
- a CDS encoding segregation and condensation protein A encodes MAEQAENNNKQTEAESTQDAQANVEEAQQEQAEHKGQQEMPFALIHGEAMTQLPLDLYIPPDALEVILEQFEGPLDLLLYLIRKQNLDVLEIDVFEITKQYMQYVELMKVIQLELAAEYLVMAAMLAEIKSRILLPRPKEVEEEEEDPRAELIRRLQDYERFKQAAEDLDELPRMGRDTYEVEIKPPEYNAQKAHPDVDFNELMLAFSDVLHRANMYTEHEVAKEKLSTRERMSQILNQLNQGDFVPFTRLFTVEEGKAGVVVTFLATLELIKEQLIELVQNETFGPIHVKAKSS; translated from the coding sequence ATGGCAGAGCAAGCTGAGAATAATAATAAGCAAACTGAGGCCGAATCTACACAAGACGCGCAAGCGAATGTAGAAGAAGCTCAACAGGAGCAGGCTGAACATAAAGGCCAGCAAGAAATGCCGTTTGCTTTGATTCATGGTGAAGCCATGACTCAGCTGCCGCTTGATTTGTATATTCCACCGGATGCTCTGGAAGTGATTCTGGAGCAATTCGAAGGACCTCTCGATTTACTCCTTTATTTGATTCGAAAACAAAATCTCGATGTACTTGAGATTGATGTGTTTGAAATCACCAAGCAATACATGCAGTACGTCGAACTAATGAAAGTGATACAGCTTGAGTTGGCTGCAGAATATTTGGTCATGGCCGCCATGCTCGCGGAAATTAAAAGTCGTATTCTTTTACCAAGACCAAAAGAAGTAGAAGAAGAGGAAGAAGATCCAAGGGCAGAGTTGATTCGTCGTTTACAAGACTATGAGCGCTTTAAGCAAGCGGCGGAAGACTTAGATGAGCTGCCGAGAATGGGTCGTGATACTTACGAAGTTGAAATCAAACCGCCTGAATACAACGCACAAAAAGCGCACCCTGACGTAGACTTTAATGAATTGATGTTGGCATTCAGTGATGTATTACACCGCGCCAATATGTACACAGAACACGAAGTGGCAAAAGAAAAACTGTCTACTCGTGAGCGAATGAGTCAGATTCTTAATCAACTAAATCAAGGTGACTTTGTTCCGTTTACTCGGTTATTTACCGTGGAAGAGGGCAAAGCGGGTGTGGTCGTAACCTTCTTGGCAACGCTGGAATTAATAAAAGAACAACTAATTGAATTGGTGCAAAACGAAACCTTTGGTCCAATTCATGTGAAGGCAAAATCCTCATGA
- a CDS encoding AEC family transporter — MFLTIFQVVAPVWICAAIGFMWVRSGNPFPSDFISRLVFNIAAPCLVISTMASVELSMSALMNMAMAAALVLLCVLSLSYALIRLFGHDTKDYLVSLSFANVGNMGLPVCLFAFGETGLALAVAYFIINSIAHFSLGVSLSSGRSLDWQDFLKNPILWAIAVAVGLIFFQLSLPNWLENTVTLIGDMTIPLMLITLGVSLAGIQVKSWKLGLFYSTMRFVIGGSVAMFVVWLLDLHGLQASIVIIQGLMPVAIFNYLFALQAKRDADTVASMVMISTLLSMVVVPTALALLLASNA; from the coding sequence ATGTTTTTAACCATTTTTCAGGTTGTCGCCCCAGTATGGATATGTGCTGCTATTGGCTTTATGTGGGTGCGGTCAGGCAACCCCTTCCCGTCGGATTTCATTTCGCGTTTGGTTTTTAATATTGCTGCCCCCTGTTTGGTTATTAGCACTATGGCGAGTGTAGAGTTGTCCATGTCTGCATTAATGAATATGGCTATGGCAGCTGCCTTGGTGCTGTTGTGCGTGCTTAGTCTCAGTTACGCTCTGATTCGTTTATTCGGTCACGATACTAAGGACTACTTGGTCAGTTTGAGTTTTGCCAATGTCGGTAACATGGGCCTACCGGTTTGCTTGTTTGCATTTGGTGAAACGGGCCTTGCACTGGCTGTGGCGTATTTCATTATCAATAGCATTGCACACTTTTCGCTAGGAGTTTCTTTGAGTAGTGGGCGCAGCTTAGATTGGCAGGACTTTTTGAAAAATCCGATTTTATGGGCAATTGCAGTTGCTGTGGGTCTGATTTTCTTCCAGTTATCATTGCCCAATTGGCTAGAAAACACAGTGACACTAATTGGTGATATGACCATACCGCTGATGTTAATCACTCTTGGTGTATCACTGGCAGGCATTCAGGTTAAAAGCTGGAAGCTTGGTTTGTTTTATTCAACCATGCGTTTTGTTATCGGCGGTTCTGTCGCGATGTTTGTGGTGTGGTTATTGGATCTTCATGGGTTGCAAGCAAGCATCGTGATTATTCAAGGCTTGATGCCGGTGGCTATTTTTAATTATCTATTTGCACTGCAAGCAAAAAGAGATGCAGATACGGTGGCGAGTATGGTGATGATTTCGACTTTGCTATCTATGGTAGTAGTGCCAACGGCATTGGCACTACTATTGGCTTCAAACGCTTAG
- a CDS encoding PHP domain-containing protein — translation MLFDLHCHSLRSDGQLSPTDLVNRAYEQGVTHLALTDHDTINGLQEAKQAAKPLGLEIIHGIEISTVWNGMGIHVVGLNFDAEHPAMLAAIERQENCRLERAKTIAKKLEKQGAEGIWEAAQKVANGAQIGRPHFAQALIDMGKVNNMAAAFKRYLGAGKSGDVKTLWPEMSEAVQWIVDAGGTAVLAHPDKYKLTRTKLRLLLNAFKEAGGGAVEVTTGGMESSFAQRMAQYCDEFGLLGSQGSDFHGPRPWSELGKFPPMPKSVTPVWHDWYAD, via the coding sequence ATGTTATTTGATCTTCACTGCCATAGCTTACGTAGCGATGGCCAATTAAGTCCCACCGATTTGGTCAATCGTGCTTATGAGCAGGGCGTCACGCATCTTGCTCTAACGGATCACGATACAATCAACGGTTTGCAAGAAGCCAAGCAAGCTGCAAAGCCCCTTGGACTTGAAATTATTCATGGTATTGAAATCTCCACTGTGTGGAATGGCATGGGCATTCATGTCGTTGGACTAAATTTTGATGCAGAACACCCAGCCATGTTAGCGGCCATTGAGCGTCAAGAAAATTGTCGTTTAGAGCGCGCTAAAACCATTGCAAAAAAATTAGAAAAGCAGGGTGCTGAAGGTATTTGGGAAGCGGCGCAAAAAGTTGCGAATGGTGCACAAATAGGACGCCCCCATTTTGCTCAAGCCCTCATTGATATGGGCAAAGTCAACAACATGGCAGCGGCGTTTAAGCGCTACCTTGGCGCCGGAAAGTCGGGAGATGTCAAAACCCTGTGGCCTGAAATGAGTGAGGCTGTGCAGTGGATCGTTGATGCTGGGGGGACAGCCGTGTTGGCCCATCCAGATAAATACAAGTTAACGCGAACCAAGCTACGATTGCTATTAAATGCCTTTAAAGAAGCCGGAGGAGGCGCTGTGGAAGTAACCACGGGTGGCATGGAATCCAGCTTTGCGCAGCGCATGGCTCAATATTGCGATGAGTTTGGTTTATTAGGTAGCCAAGGCAGTGATTTCCATGGCCCTAGACCATGGAGTGAACTGGGTAAATTTCCCCCTATGCCCAAATCCGTGACACCTGTATGGCATGATTGGTACGCTGATTAG
- a CDS encoding TIGR04211 family SH3 domain-containing protein codes for MKRLSALVLSFLMVAPALAEKRYISDELWINLRTGPSNEFRIIKTLKSGSHLQFIEESEDGKFTKVTTDQGLEGWVPTRFLQDKPIAFEKLILTQRELDKLKADYNELKSQHSELKKELSQTKQAQSETTEEKQAQAKELEHIKKVSANAINLDKKNQELAKASEELKIKVDTLKAENERLQGSKDLNYILIGGGLILLGIILGLVLPKMSGRKGDGWA; via the coding sequence GTGAAACGACTATCTGCACTTGTACTTAGTTTTCTAATGGTCGCGCCAGCTTTGGCGGAAAAACGTTACATCAGTGACGAACTATGGATTAACCTGCGCACAGGTCCAAGCAACGAATTTCGCATCATCAAGACACTGAAAAGTGGCAGCCACTTGCAGTTCATTGAAGAATCTGAAGATGGCAAGTTTACAAAAGTGACCACGGACCAGGGATTAGAAGGTTGGGTACCGACTCGCTTCCTTCAGGATAAGCCAATTGCATTTGAAAAACTCATTTTGACTCAACGTGAACTAGATAAGTTAAAAGCGGACTACAACGAGCTAAAATCTCAGCACTCCGAACTGAAGAAAGAACTGTCTCAAACCAAACAAGCACAGTCTGAAACCACTGAAGAGAAACAAGCTCAAGCGAAAGAACTAGAGCACATCAAAAAAGTAAGTGCCAATGCCATCAATTTGGATAAGAAAAACCAAGAGCTGGCAAAAGCGAGTGAAGAATTAAAAATCAAAGTGGATACATTGAAAGCAGAAAACGAGCGCTTACAAGGCAGTAAGGATTTGAACTACATCCTGATCGGCGGAGGCTTGATTCTATTAGGAATTATTCTTGGCCTAGTGTTGCCTAAAATGTCTGGCCGTAAAGGCGATGGTTGGGCATAA
- a CDS encoding tryptophan--tRNA ligase: protein MSSVDSSQRVLSGMRPTGKLHLGHYHGVLKNWVKLQHEYECFFFVADWHALTTTYDDPSVIEQSVWDMVIDWLAAGVNPGSATLFLQSKVPEHAELHLLLSMITPLGWLERVPTYKDQQEKLKDKDLATYGFLGYPLLQSADILLYRAGHVPVGADQVSHVEITREIARRFNYKFGREPGFEENAQAAVKKMGKKAAKLYTNLRKRYTEEGDGEALATAQALLKEQQNITLGDKERLMGYLEGGGKVILPEPQALLTPESKMPGLDGQKMSKSYGNTISLREHPDDVEKKIRTMRTDPARVRRDDPGEPENCPVWQLHEVYSNDEVKDWVQKGCRNAGIGCIECKGPVTDAIKAELIPIQERAEHFENNPDLVKTVIQEGSEKARDAARDTMEDVRHVMGLSYR, encoded by the coding sequence GTGAGCTCGGTAGACTCTTCCCAGCGCGTGCTATCAGGCATGCGCCCCACAGGTAAACTACATTTAGGCCACTATCATGGTGTGCTCAAAAATTGGGTTAAATTGCAGCACGAATATGAGTGCTTCTTCTTTGTTGCCGACTGGCATGCTTTGACCACCACCTATGACGATCCATCTGTCATCGAGCAAAGCGTGTGGGATATGGTTATCGACTGGCTAGCGGCAGGGGTGAACCCAGGTAGCGCCACGTTGTTTTTGCAAAGCAAAGTCCCAGAACATGCTGAGCTGCACCTATTATTATCGATGATCACGCCGCTTGGTTGGTTAGAGCGTGTCCCCACCTATAAAGATCAGCAAGAGAAGCTAAAAGATAAAGATTTAGCCACCTATGGTTTCTTAGGTTACCCGCTACTGCAAAGTGCAGACATTCTATTGTATCGAGCGGGTCACGTACCTGTAGGTGCTGACCAAGTATCTCATGTTGAAATTACCCGTGAGATTGCCCGTCGTTTTAACTACAAATTTGGTCGAGAGCCAGGCTTTGAAGAAAACGCGCAGGCAGCGGTTAAGAAAATGGGCAAAAAAGCGGCTAAGTTGTATACCAACTTGCGTAAACGCTACACAGAAGAAGGTGATGGCGAAGCATTGGCGACTGCTCAAGCGCTTTTGAAAGAGCAGCAAAATATTACACTAGGGGATAAAGAACGCTTGATGGGTTATTTAGAAGGCGGCGGTAAAGTCATCCTGCCTGAGCCTCAAGCGCTGCTTACACCAGAATCGAAAATGCCAGGTTTGGATGGCCAAAAAATGTCCAAGTCCTATGGCAATACCATCAGTTTGCGTGAGCATCCAGATGACGTAGAGAAAAAGATTCGCACCATGCGTACCGACCCAGCTCGTGTGCGTCGTGATGATCCAGGTGAGCCTGAAAACTGTCCGGTTTGGCAGTTGCACGAGGTTTACAGTAATGATGAAGTGAAAGACTGGGTACAAAAAGGGTGCCGTAATGCGGGCATTGGTTGTATCGAGTGTAAAGGCCCTGTTACTGACGCCATCAAGGCGGAACTGATTCCAATTCAAGAGCGAGCAGAGCACTTCGAAAACAATCCTGATTTGGTGAAAACCGTGATTCAGGAAGGTAGCGAAAAAGCCCGTGATGCGGCTCGCGATACCATGGAAGACGTTCGTCATGTAATGGGCTTGTCTTACCGCTAA
- a CDS encoding VC0807 family protein: MTEMTQAGEKPKKESMLANILLNIVIPTFILMKGSENPWIAEKLVELDAKFGSHMAAVYDAHGIKLAIIIALAFPIIYGVKDFGRIHKVNVFSVLGVFSICLTGGIALLELDAKYIAIKEAAIPGILGLVTVLSMKTRFPLVKTFLYNDKILKVDKIELALEERHNRPEFDESLKIASYLVAASFFLSSFLNYVLAKWIVVSPSGTAAFNEELGKMTALSFPVIAIPATIVLMAALYYLFRSIKKLTGLSFEDVMVEP; the protein is encoded by the coding sequence ATGACAGAAATGACTCAGGCTGGCGAAAAACCTAAAAAAGAAAGTATGTTAGCCAATATATTGCTCAACATCGTTATTCCTACCTTCATCTTAATGAAAGGCAGCGAAAACCCGTGGATTGCAGAAAAACTGGTGGAGTTAGACGCTAAATTTGGCAGTCATATGGCCGCTGTCTACGATGCGCACGGTATAAAGTTGGCCATTATTATCGCTTTGGCATTTCCCATTATTTACGGTGTGAAGGATTTTGGTCGCATCCATAAAGTGAATGTATTCTCGGTATTGGGTGTGTTCAGTATCTGCCTGACTGGTGGCATCGCTTTGTTAGAGCTGGATGCTAAATACATAGCCATCAAAGAAGCTGCAATACCGGGCATTTTGGGGCTGGTTACCGTGCTTTCAATGAAGACCCGTTTTCCCTTAGTTAAAACCTTTTTGTACAACGATAAGATATTGAAGGTAGACAAAATCGAATTGGCCTTAGAAGAGCGCCATAACCGGCCGGAATTTGATGAGAGTTTGAAAATTGCCTCTTATCTAGTGGCAGCGTCCTTCTTTTTATCGTCTTTCTTAAACTATGTTCTTGCCAAATGGATTGTCGTCAGCCCTTCTGGAACGGCTGCTTTCAATGAAGAATTGGGCAAAATGACGGCATTGAGTTTTCCGGTCATAGCCATTCCTGCCACTATCGTATTGATGGCCGCTTTGTACTACTTGTTCCGCAGCATTAAGAAACTGACAGGACTCAGCTTTGAAGATGTGATGGTGGAACCCTAA
- a CDS encoding peptidylprolyl isomerase gives MRLILAFLLSMFSFAVMAESQSEPSAEQADVATPYVTMKTNMGDIILELNPAKAPISVANFLEYAQNGYYDGTLFHRVIPDFMIQAGGFFTPSMIRKATNEPIKNEADNGLFNNRGTIAMARTAAVDSATSQFFINVKNNHFLNHGFRDFGYAVFGKVISGIEVVDAISTVETTRKSGHQNVPVEPVAIESVTVSYDKPVATN, from the coding sequence ATGCGTTTGATACTAGCTTTTTTACTTTCAATGTTTAGTTTTGCTGTGATGGCCGAGTCACAAAGCGAGCCGTCTGCAGAGCAAGCAGACGTAGCGACACCTTACGTCACAATGAAAACCAATATGGGCGACATTATTCTGGAACTCAACCCTGCCAAAGCACCCATAAGTGTGGCTAACTTTTTAGAGTATGCGCAAAACGGTTATTACGATGGCACCTTATTCCACCGAGTAATTCCAGACTTTATGATTCAAGCCGGAGGGTTCTTTACTCCATCTATGATTCGTAAAGCCACCAATGAGCCCATTAAAAACGAAGCGGATAATGGCCTGTTTAATAATCGTGGCACCATCGCAATGGCTCGCACTGCGGCTGTTGATAGCGCCACCAGTCAGTTCTTTATTAACGTAAAAAACAATCACTTCCTCAATCATGGATTCCGTGATTTTGGTTATGCCGTGTTCGGAAAGGTGATTTCAGGCATAGAAGTGGTCGATGCTATCAGTACCGTCGAAACGACGCGTAAGAGTGGCCACCAGAACGTTCCAGTAGAACCTGTCGCTATTGAAAGTGTTACCGTCAGCTACGACAAGCCTGTCGCGACGAACTAA
- a CDS encoding L-threonylcarbamoyladenylate synthase, with protein sequence MSQFFQIHPETPQPRLVKQAADILKQGGLAVIPTDCAYALACHIQDKQALERVKRIRKLDDKHNFTLMCRDLTEISTYAKVDNTAYRLLKNHTPGAFTFILDGTREVPRRLMHPKRKQIGIRVPDNAIACAIMEELGEPLMTTSLIMPGDTMPLSDPYDIRQMLEHAVDLVVDGGYCGFEATTVVDMTGDEYSITRQGVGQLPELEV encoded by the coding sequence ATGAGTCAGTTTTTTCAGATTCACCCCGAAACGCCTCAACCGCGTCTGGTAAAGCAGGCGGCGGATATCTTAAAGCAAGGTGGTCTTGCGGTTATTCCGACCGATTGTGCTTATGCCTTAGCATGCCACATTCAAGACAAGCAGGCATTGGAGCGCGTGAAGCGCATTCGTAAATTGGATGACAAGCACAACTTCACCCTAATGTGCCGAGACCTCACTGAAATCAGCACCTATGCCAAAGTGGACAATACTGCGTACCGACTACTAAAAAACCATACCCCCGGGGCTTTTACTTTTATTTTGGATGGCACTCGCGAGGTGCCACGTCGGTTGATGCACCCGAAGCGTAAGCAAATCGGCATTCGAGTCCCAGACAACGCTATTGCTTGTGCCATTATGGAAGAATTAGGCGAACCACTAATGACCACCTCTCTGATTATGCCGGGGGACACAATGCCTTTGTCCGACCCTTATGATATTCGCCAAATGCTTGAGCATGCGGTGGATTTAGTGGTTGATGGCGGATACTGTGGCTTTGAGGCCACTACTGTCGTTGATATGACAGGGGATGAATACAGCATTACCCGTCAGGGGGTTGGCCAGCTGCCTGAGCTTGAGGTCTAG